Within Flavobacterium pisciphilum, the genomic segment TTACATATACTACAAAACTCACAAAAAGTGTGAACTGGATTCCTCGTTTAGGGCGAGGACAGTCTGGTAATTGTTATGGGGCAGGTATGAGTTTGGCGGCTTATGTAACGCAATTATCAATATTAAAAAATTAAAGCTTGCATTCTTTTTTGTTTTTGAAAAAAGTTGCCTTATAGAATAAATAAACAAACAGTAGTTTTTACAGCAGTTTTTTAGCTTTATATGCCACTGATTTTTATATATAAATTGTGCTTTTTGTAAATACAAATGTACTTGTAAATTGAGAGAACATCCTAAACATTTAATTGTGTTTAGGATGTTTTTTTTATTTTTAATTATATTTAAAGTATATTTATTTGTTATGAAAGTAGTGGAGTATGATTTTGATAGCAACCCAAATTGGGTTGAAGTGATAGCAAATGCTATGGGAGGCGTAATTGATGGCAATAGGATAAAGGGGGATAATGATCTCTATAAAGGGATGCATTTAATCTCAGAAATAGAAGAAGATATTATCGGATTGTTGGTTGATACTACTTTTAAAGAGGAAGTATTATTAAAACATACAAACAATACAGATGCTAGTTTTGTAGCGCTCTGTTTTTATCTGTTTGATTTTGATGTTAATTTAATTTTTGAAGGAAGTGCCATACAATTTGGAAAACTAGATTACAATTTCATGATGTTAGATGGTGCTTTAAACTTGGATCACCAAATCGATGAAAAACAAATGCAAAGCTATATTATTTATATCATCATTAAAAAAACGGCTTTAAGAGAATACATGAATAAGATTTATGGATTTACAGATAATATTTTTTTTGATACTGAAAAAAATATGATAATCAACTTAGATAGAATACCACATGAAAGCTTGGTTTTTATAGACAATTTCAGAAAAATTTCACCCGATACTCCATTCTACGAATTGAAATTTAAGGCTCTTGTATATAGGTTATTAGAAAATTACCTAGAACAGCTAAAGACAAAAAAAATAATCATTGGCAAAGTCGTTAGTGAGGATGTTAAAAGAATAATTGCCTCCCAAAGGTTTTTACAAAAGAACAACGAAGGCATTTTTCCTGGAATTGATTCTTTGGCTAATGAAGCCTTAATGTCTATAGCCAACTATAAAAAGAAGTTTACTAAAATTTTGGGACTGTCACCTGCGGCCTATTTTTATAATAGTAAATTAGAAAAAGCAAAACAACTCTTAGAAACAAAACAATATACGGTTGGAGAAATAGCAGAGAAGTTAAATTATTCTAGTGCTTCTTATTTGTCAAAAGGGTTTAGTAAACGATATGGAGTTTCTCCAAAAGAATATCAAAATTTATTATAAGTCATATGGATAAAACAATACTAGAATTTGACCATATTTATTCTCTGACTTCTAAATGGCAGCAAAAATTTATTGATGAATTTGGCTGTACTATGATTACAGATCATTTACTGAATTTTCCTCAAGATGTTGTTGATGGCGCTGCCTATTTTATGGATATTTCTCCAGATATAGCGGTAGTGGTTATAGATGTTACTATGAAGAAAAAAATCCGGTTTACGAGAATGAAAACCGATGAAGATTTTTGGATTATATATTATGATTTAAGTGAACGATTTAATAGACACGAGGTTAATGATGTAAAACATAAAATAGGTTATAAATCAAAACTGAGTTTTGGAATTATAGATAATAAGACTACAAGCTCTTACGTATCAGAGGTGGGGAACAAAAGTTACTCGTTTCGATTATTGATAAGTAAAAAAATTATTAAAAGCTTTTTTGAAAAAGAGGGATTAGAAAAGAGTCTTACCGCTTTTTTTAAAAGCAACAGACAGAAAATGTTTTTTTATGGACACATTGATAGCAGGAGTAAACTAGTACTTCATGACCTGAAAAAGCAAAACATGGCTGGTTTTAATTATGAGTTCCGTTTAAAAAACGCTACCTATAATTTATTGGCTTATTTTTTTGAAAGGCTAACGGATAATAGTTTTAATGTGAAATCGTTACTCGAAAAAGACGTCGAGGAGGTTATGAAAAGCCAAGATTTTTTATTATCAGATCTTTTAATGCCTTTCCCTGGAGTAACAATCTTAGCAGAAATTGCGAACATGTCGGTTTCTAAATTTTCAAATCTGTATAAAAATATATATGGAAAAAGTCCTGCTTTATTTTTTAAAATTGAGAAGTTAGAATTAGCCAAAGAATTATTAGAAAATGGAGATTTTAAATCAGTTAGTGATTTGTCTTATGCATTGGGCTATAAAAAAACAACTTATTTTTCTTCTATTTATAAAAATTACTTTGGGGTTTTGCCCAATACGGTCCGAACATAAATTGTTTTTATAGCGCCATAAATGCCTTATAATATAGCAACTCCTAATCATTACTATGATTGGGAGTTTTTTTATGAATAATTTTAAAAGGCTAAAATCAGTTCTCATGAGCTGATAATTTTGAACTACTCAATCAAAAATAGCTTCTCGTACCAATTTTGTGGCTTTAAGTGGCAGATGCAGAATAAGTGAATACTCTAGTTTTGCCCTCCTGTTAAGAGATACTTCAAACGTTATTTTATCAATTGCATCCTTAGTCGGATTGTGATTACCAAAATAGCGTGTCATTTATTATAGAGGCTGATGCAAAAAACAAAAGACAAAAGTTTTTTAGTTGCATCCGATTTTGCTCTGTATGAACCTTATTTCCCCCATTTATAGGTTCCGAAGAAAAAAAATCTTCAAAGAATATCTTTTACAAGCAGAGGTAATTGCTACTCCTAATTTATATCCCCATTAATTAAAAAAGGAAATAGAAAACCCAAACCCAATTTTAGTTTTTAGGAGTGTTTTCAATACAACTATTGGAAACCTGCATTCAAACTTTTTTTAAGTTAATAATTTAAAACAGTATTTATTTTATGGAAATTAGAATGAGATTTTTAGTCATCCTATTGTTGTTGCTGCCAGTTTTTGGTTCTGGACAAACAGTTATAGGAGAACTTAGCGAACCAATGAGCTATTCTTTATTAGAATTGTCTACAGCAACAATTAAAGGAGGCATACGAATGCCACAATTGACTACAATAGAAAGAGACAATCTTACTACTCAAGCTTTTGTTAATGATAGGAAAGCAAAAGGGCTTACCATTTACAATCTCGATACCAAGTGTATGGAGTATTGGAATGTCTCTAGATGGGTGAGTTTATGTACAGGTAATGCCGATATTAGTTTTACACCTAACGATCCTACCCAACCTTCTTTTCCTTCTGATGGAGGGAAAATAGGTCCGTTTACTCCTGTAGAAGCGCCCCCTTGTACAGGAAAAATACCGTATACGTATATTGTACTTACGGGGAGTGAATTTACTACGATTGATGTTACCAACAACAATACAGGAGCCTTTACTATAAATATGTCTTCTAATCCTACGGCCATTGCGCGTACCGCTATTGTACGAATAATGAATAACTGTACGGCAGAGTACAAAGAATTTTTATTTACACAAGAAGGGAATACCGATTTATGTAATGTTACAGTAGCAAAACCAGCAATAGCAGTAAGCAACGGTGGGAATTTGTGTAGTGGTGGAGCAGTTTATATGGAAGTAACCAATGCCAAAGCCGACGCAAATTATATTTGGACGGTAAATAACATAATACAGGGCGAAGGAACTCATTTTAGAGCTACTGAGGCGGGTACGTATAAAGTATATGTTGGCGCTGTTGGTTGTGATAAATTGTCCCCAAACAGTGTTTCAGACGATGTCATTATTACTTTAAGTTCAGGTACATCACCTAGTAATCCTATTGTTTTATCAGCAAGTAATAATGGAATAATCTGTGGTGCTGCAGGAGAGGTGCTGCTTACAGCTTATAACGTTCCTAAAAGTAGTGTCATTGCTTGGTACAAAGACGGTAAAAGAACCAATAAAACAGGCAATAGTATTACGCTTAAAGCGATTGATGAAGGCGATTGGTTTGTTGTCATTGAAGACAACAGCTGTAGCTCTTTGCCTAGCAAGGAAATTAGTATTAGGATAGACCCATCGAGTAATCCATTAAAAAAACCGATAATCTCGATTAATGGAAAACCGTTAGCACAATCGAATATTTTTTGTAGCAACGGACGATTAAAATTAGAATTAAGTAACCCAGCGGGAGATTATACAACTGCGGTTACAGTGAAGTGGTATAACGGATCAGAGTACCTGGGCGAAGGCAAAGAACTTACTATAACTGCTCCATCTACTGGTAATGATTTTGCACTGTCTTGCATTGTTTCGGATAACACAGGAGTGCTGTGTTCATCAGAGTTTACTGAAACAAAAACACTTCAAGGCAACGCACCAGCGACTCCTGTTATTAGCGCAAGCCCTCCACTTATTTGTGGAAGTTCAAACGCGCAATTAGCAGCCTCTTTATCAGGAGGAGGTCCTTATACTTTTCAATGGTACAAAGAAGGAGAACTTTTGAAAGGGCAAACAGAACAAACCCTATCAGTTTCTAAAATTGGATCGTATCAAGTAGAAGCCATTAATCAAAGCGGCTGTATTAGCCCGCTATCAACTGCTGTTTTAGTAGGTTTATCTGATTTTCCTAATGTAACATGGAAGTCAGTACATGATAAAGCCGAACTCAATCAGACAAAAATATTTCAAGTATCAGATACTTTTAATCCAAAAACCTATACTTGGACAGCAGATAATGGCGCTAGTATAGAAAACGGACAGGGTACCAATACCGTTCGTATCCAATTTCCAAGTACAGCTGCTATAGTAAAGGTTGGATTGATAGCCGAAAATGATTGCGGTATCAGTAACGAATTGATTCAAGAAGTAACAGTTGAAACTAGTTGTGTTCCTGTTGCGATTAAGAAGATTGGCATGAGCTCTGATGGAACAATTCTTGCTGGTAATTCTGTGACTATGTCGGTACTAGCCGAAGGATCAAATACTGCTACAGCGCCTATTACGTATCAGTGGAAATTGAATGGGAATTCGATTTCAGGAGCGACTTCTTCTATCTATACAGTTAATGATCTAAAAGCTACTAATAGTGGTACCTATAGCTGCGTGGTGAATAACTGTAGCAATATAGCCGTAGAAAAATCAGCAGGAACAATTACAGTTCTTAACGAAGAAGCGCTTCCGGAAGGTAGTGGTACTATGGCTGGAGAAAATTGTTTTGATATTGCGGCTTCAAATGACAATACCAAATGTGGTTTGCTAGCTCTTAGAACGGCTAATAAAGCCGACTTTAGCAAATGGTACACCTATACATTTACGAGTACTGGTGCAAAAAATACCGATTTAACCTTTGTAATTAATGATCCTGAAAAAGCAATAGAAAAGTATGAAGTACAAAATGATATTCCAGCTTCTTTAGTAAATGGGGCAACCTATACAGTTAAAATAAAATACAAAGAAAGTTTGTTGACCTCTTCTTCTGTAATAGGGAGAGACAATGACAATCCGGTAAAGGTTACTATAGTAGCTCTTTTTAAAACGGGTGCTATTGAGAGTAAATCAAAACTAGAAATTACAATTAAAGACTGTGAATGTTGTTCTGGTGTTATAGATTATGAAGGCAATAGGTACACCGCAAAGCGTTTTGGAGATGCCTGCTGGATGACGCAGAACTTACGTTCAACTGTTAATAAAAATGGACAAAGTTTGGGTACTGTATATCTTAATCCTGGTAATGGTGCTATTGCTGTTACCAATACAAACGGAGCTCTTAATACAGGTACCGTAACATATGAAGTAAATAATACTAAGATAACAGAATCGCGCAAGGATTTTGCTTCTAAATTTGGTTTATTATACGGATCGGAACAGCTTACTATTCTTCCCTGTCCAGCCGGTTGGCATTTACCTAAACAAGCAGAGTGGACCGCACTGTTTGGTTTTTTAGTAAGTCCTAGTAAAAAGATGAGGGCAAATGATAATAGTTATAAAGCAGCTGGCAATAATACAGCTTACAACTGGGGTGGTTATGCTCCTAATGACAGTAATAATTCTGGATTTAATGCACTTCCAGCAGGGTCTTTTAATTTTAGGGGAGCTATTACAGGTTTTTCTTCTCATACACAATTTTATTATATGTATTATAATACGAATCATACATGGGTTATAATAAATTATAATTCGGATGTATTAAAAACGACATCGGGTTATGGTCATGGAGGAAGTATTCGATGCGTCAAAGATTAATTTTTTAATGATTTTATTTGGTTAAAGGCAACTGTAAATAAATAAACAGCTGTTTATGGTTGCTTAATTTGACTAAATAAAACTCAACTCAATAGGAGTGAGGAAAGATTCCCCGATAGTGCTATCGGGGATTTTTTTTGCAGTTTTTAAAATTTTATATTTTCCAACTCCAATTCAGTTTTATACCAAAAGAAATCAAGTTGAACTGGCTTAAATAGGAAGTTCCTTTATTATCGGTTGCATATAGTAAGGAATTAACTATTGGTTTTTCGGGAGTATTTGTATTGTAAGTTATCGGGCTTTGGGAGACCTTTTCTTTTTTGATATCGTTTAAACCATAATTCACATAAAGCCCAACATAAAGATTACTCTTAGGAGTCATTTGTAATTTAATCCCCGATTCGGCAGTAAGCATGAATAAGGTTTTTAATTCTAAATCCTGTTTTTTGGAATTAAAATCAGACCAAGTTCCGAATCCTATAAATTTTGGGTCGTGTAATTCTACATTCCATTGCGGATAATACCCACTGGTTGTAAGCGCATCGATAGACGTTTCATAATTAGCAGCAAGATTAAAGCCCACTTGCATCCCTACATTGACATACCAACTTGCAGGGCCTGTCGTCTCAAATTGAATAGTTACTGGAACAGCCAGATAATGCATCTTTTGGTTTTCGCTGTAAGCAGTTGCAGTATATCTATACTCAAAAGAATCGCCTTCTAAATCCGTTGTTGTATAGCGATCTGTGAGAGTGGCGAGAGATGTATTTGTTTTGTAATATTGATATTCTAGTCCCGAACCCAAACTCCATTTAGAATTGAGGTAATACCGATAACCAAGACCTACCTGATATCCATTTTCAATAGTAGATTTTCCAGCTGTTGGTTTTTCTAGTTGCTTGTTGAGCGTTCCAATAGCAGAGAATATAAGGCGATGCGGGCTTTCTTTTGGTTTTTCTTGTGCACTTACAACAAAACCAATTGCTAAGAGTAAACAACTATATAATTTTCTCATAATTTCATTTTTATTTGTCAAAAAATCATTGGATTTTTATAGATAATTAATGTACTAAAAACGGTATTGATTTAACAGTACTGCCAGTATCAAATCGGAGAATATACGCTGAAGAGGGCAATCCTGACGGAACTATTATTTCAGTATTATTTTGATTAGCTGTCTTTTCGAGTAGCAATCTCCCTGTTACATCATAGATACTAATTTTGAGGTTCTTTACTTCTTCAGTAGGGAAATCACTTATTACTTTTAGCACGTTTCCACTGTAAACAGGATTCGGAACAAGCTTAACAGAATACTTATTTTTTTGTGCTATTTCTATTTCGCAAGTAGTTAACCATATTCCGTTTGTTGTTTTCATGCGTACACTATAAACCGATTTTGTGCCTAAAAGATCAGATGATTTGTCACCTGCAGAATAATATTGTTCCGTTCCGATAAGTTCCCCATTTCGGTACCATTCGTAGGCTATAAAGTCATAGCCACCATTGTTTTTGGAGTTGTTGTTTACTAAAAGAACATTATCGAATTTGGTAACTACAATGTCTTCAAAATTAAATTTTTTCTCCACAATGATTTCATAATCTCTAATTCTTCCATCCTGAGCAATAACAGTTACTTTTTGACGGTAAATCCCTGGGCGAAGCGTTTCAATAGTAAAGGATAGCCCCGGAATAATTTGAATGCCCATTTCAACTTTAATCTGAACGTTTACCACATCAGAATTGTCGTCACAATCAATCAAATAAAACAATTCGCTTTCAGGGTTTTTATAAACTTTATTATTGATACTAATTTCATGAATTGTATTGTCAGAACTGGTAATCAGTAATTGCTGTTGTACGGTTGAGGCAGGGTTATAATTTAGATTTCCATCCTGATGTGCTGTAATCAATATAGATCCCGAAGTTATTAATTGAACCAAGCCAGTAGGAGTAACAGTTGCCGCAGGAGTTTGAGAAGAATAAGTAGAGGTGTAATACACGCTCAAACCCGATGAAGCCGTTGCATTTAATTGAAAATCAGTATCAGTTCCTACGTTTTTTACAGGAATAGGATCAAATGCAATCGACTGATTTGCTTTATCAATAATCAAGGTTGCAGTCAATTGTAAATCATTGTAATTGGGTTGCGTTACTACTGCAGTTACCTCATACGTTCCTGCTTGAATCTGGCTGTTATTGGTGTAAACCACAGTTGCGCCAGTGGGTAGATTAGTTATTGCTAGCGAATGCGGACTACCATCGTAAGTAAAGGTTGCTCCACTAAATGCAATTCCAGTAAGATTGGCTTTTTCAATAACCAAACGAATCGTTTTGGAAGCAGCCAAATAATCGATTGTTTCAGCTACAGAAATCACAATTGGGTAAGTACCTGCATCGGTATAACCTTGTTGAGGGGTATAAGTCAGCATTCCTTCGGGGTTATTCAGACTAGCGACTGTATTTTTTGGAGTACCATCATAAGTATACGTTTGTACCTCATCGGCAGTAATGATTGTGGTTGCTTTATCGATTACTAAAGTGGCTGTTAATTGTAAATCGTTGTAATTTGGAAGTGTTATTACTGCGGTTACCTCATAGGTTCCTGCTAGAGTTTGGTTGTTATTGGTATAACTTACTGTTGCGCCTGCTGGTAGGTCAGTAGCCAAGATAGAATGCGACATACCATCATAGGTATAGTGCGCTCCTTCAAATTCAATTCCAGTTAAATCAGCCTTGAGTATAGTTAATGTTGCGGTTAATTCAATCGGATTGCAGTTTACTTCTGTAGGTGGTGGTGTTATTGTTGCAATAACAGGATATACTCCGGCATTTATGGCGCTGTTGCCATCAACAGTTCCGGTAGGCAAAGTAATCGTATAGGCTACAGTTGCTCCTGTTGGAAGATTGGCTACAGTGATTGCTTGCGTAGTGCCATCAAAAGTCACGTTAGTATCATTGAATGTTACTTGTTCCAAGACAGAAGGAGTTACAACAACTGTTTGTGTTTGGGAACTTGTATTGCTGTTATTGTCTACATAATTCCATGTTATGGTATACGTGCCGGGAGTGGTGTATTCCAAAGGGCTGGTTGTAGTGGCAGTGGCAATTCCAGAGCAAACATCAGTAGCTGTAGGTACTGTAATATCTGATGTCTTTACTGCACATTCTCTTTGTATGGTTGGTAAAACAAGCACATCGGGCACAGGGGCTACATCATCTAGAACTGTTATAGAAAATGTTTTTTCATAACTACTGGCATAATTATCTGTTGTACGAATGCGAATGCTATAGGTGCTGTTGCACATAGTCGATGCATTATTGGCTTTTAGTGTTGTAGCAGTTATACTAAAGAAGGCATTGTCGTTATCGCCAGTTCCAGCGACTAGAGTATAAGTATGGCCATCGCCTACATCGGCATCAGTAGAGCTAAGTGTACCTACAGTTGCATTAGTACCCGCACTTTGGTTTATAGTATTGTTACTAAGGCTAATATCACTCGGAATATTGTTAGTACAATCTTTACTGTCGGCAGTAATGTTCCATCCATAATTGGTAATAATTGACTGTCGGGCTGTTTCACTTATGCAATATTTTTGACCTGTTGCACCCAAATTAACATTGGGTTTAAGCGTTTGCGTTGCCCAACCTATAAGTGCATTGTCGTAATTAGCTATAGAAAGTGCTGTGTTATTTAACATCGCCTCCATATAAGCAACTGAAGAGACATTCCACTTACCGAGATTTTGATTGAAACTCGTAGCTTCACTAAACATCAACGCCATATTGGTTACTTTGGATACGTTCCAATTGCTAATGTTTTGATTGAATGCAGTTGCTCCATAAAACATTGCGTACAGAGTAGTTGCATTAGAAACATCCCAACTGCTAATATCCTGATTGAATACTATTGCATAAGTAAACATAGCATACATATCGGTTACATTAGAAACATCCCAACTACTAAGGCTTTGATTAAACACCATTGCAGTATTGAATAGGTTAGCCATATTTGTTACATTAGAAACATCCCAATCATTAATAGGACTATTAAAAGAGCTTGCTGCTGCAAACATAAAATTCATATTAGTGACTTGGCTTAAATTGGGCTTATCAGAGGCAGTGACGGTGAGATTGCTTGCTCCATAAAAAGCAGCCCGCATACTTTTCCAAGCAATAGTTCCCCATTGGGCTACTGTTAAGATTTTATCTTTATCGGCATAGTTGTTTATATAAAAATGAGGAAAATCACCATTGATTTCGACTTTATAAGTCCCAGCAGAAGGGAATGTTATCGTTTGGTTTCCTGTATTGTTTGTAATAGTGCCTTGGTTACTCGGATTTCCTACTTCAGACCAATAAATAGTGTAGTTGTAACCAGTACCCGAAGTAGGAATTACAATAGTCAAATCACCAGCTGCAACCCTCCAAGTAGTGATAAAGTTGCCCGCATCACCCGGAATGATTGGGTCTATAGCGATTGCTTTTTTGGTCAAGTTTCTAAGCGCAATATGGGCTTGGGTTGTAGAGGGATCGGGTATGTTTTTTGAATCGGAGTTTAATCCTGAAATAATAGTATTGTTTCCTAAAGCGAGGGACGAAGATTTATAGGAAGTAGTATTGGTACTATATATTCGTGTTTGGAGTAATCCAACCCACAATAAACACATTAAAACTAGAGAGTAGGAGTGTTTCATATTATGGTTTTTATTCGTTGTGTTATTCGTTTTGATACGTACAGTAATTCGTATTTATTCAGCTATTTTAGAGCACATCAAATTTGTACTATTCTACTTATGCTTTAAGGTGAAGTGAGGTGAGGTATAATGCATTTTATTAGTGTAATTTAATGATTATTAATTGATTATTGAATATTTTTCTAGGGATTTTGGTTTGACTTTAAATGAGCGTATTATATTTTATTAGTCAGTTGATTACTAGTAATTTGTATTTATTAGGCTTTCACTATTGTTTTAGATATGCAGCTGTCTTTTTATTGTATTCCTGTATTGCAATCTCAAATACTAATTTAACAAGACTCTTGTCTCAATGTTTTGAAGCATATTCTGTGTGTTGTTTCAAAAGTCTTGTGAAAGTCTACGGATTTTTAAAGCCAAGTTCATTCGTTTAAAAAAGAATCTGTATCCATAATAAAACCTATTTCTGTATCTGTGTCTTTTTACAGGCGCGATATACATTTGTGCTGTAGAAAATTAAGAACAACAACAGCAATAAATTAAGTTATGAATATTAAATACAGATCAGTTTACTTATCAGATCTTAAGAAGATCGTAGACTTATACGCGCAACAAGACGGTTTTAAAATAAATGTATTGACACAAGATTTTGGTCTTCCTCAGCACATCATGACAGGAGATAATGATGAGATATTGGCTTGCTCATTTGTATTGTTTAATGAATCAGATGAGATTACTTATAGAGTGCTTTCGGATAAAGGAATCGTTTCTGGTGATATGGCTGAGAATTTATTAAACTTCACCAAAAAAGAGGAAAAGAGCTATCCGATTAAGGAAAACTTAAAAAATTCAATTTGTAGGCTGACAAATTTGATAAATCATTCGGTTTAGTAGGTTTGAATATTTTATAATAAAAACTTTAGGATACAGATTTGTATTCCGTAATTTTACACAGCACAGGAATTTTTTTATAAATGACTAAAGAAGTTTTATATCATAAAGTTGCGAAAATAATCGAAGGACAAATTTTTTCGGGAACATTCAGAATAGGCGATAAACTACCATCGTTGCGATCAGTGCAAAAAATTCACGGCATAAGTCTTAATACTGCCAAGCAAACGTTCTTAGAACTAGAGAGTAAATCTCTTATAGAATCGCGAGCAAGATCGGGGTATTACGTGAGTGCATCAAGCCAAAGAAAGCTAGCACTTCCGTCGATTAGTAATCCAGATTTATCAAGAAAAGAAAAGAATCCCGATGAATTGATAAACAAGATATTTGATACTATCAAAAGGGACGATATCCGACAGTTTTCATTAGGAATACCAGACAATAGTTTGCTGCCAATAGAGAAACTAAACAAAAGTGTCATTAAAATGACCCGCAGTTTAGGCAATAGAAGCGTAGCAATTGAGCCAGCACAGGGAAACGAAAACCTGAGACGAAATGTTGCTAAGTGGGCATTAGTTTTAGAAGGCAAACTTACCGAAGACGAAGTAGTAACTACTCCGGGTACGATGAGTGCTATATTTAATTGCTTGATGGCAGTTACCAAAAGCGGTGATACGCTAGCAGTAGAAAGTCCGGTGTATTTTGGAATCTTGCAATTGGCAAAATCAATGGGTTTAAACGTAATAGAATTGCCTACTGATCCTGTATTTGGAGTAGATATTGATGCGTTAAAAAAAATCATACACAAGGTCAATGCCGTTTGTTTGGTGAGTAATTTCAATAATCCGATGGGCAGTTTAATGCCAGATAGTACTAAAATAGCATTGGTAGAAATGCTTACTTACCATAATGTCCCTTTAATTGAAGATGATTTATTTGGGAATCTTTATTTTGGTGACTCAAGACCCAAGCCTTGCAAGGCATTTGACGAAGCAGGAATTGTGATGTGGTGCGGTGGAATTTCTAAAACCCTAGCTCCCGGTTATCGAATAGGTTGGGTAGCACCCGGAAAATTCAAGAATAAAATCATATCGCAAAAATTACTACAAACAGTATCGATGCCTTCATTATATCAGGAGGTTATAGCCGATTTTATGGAGTTTGGTGGGTATGACCAGCATTTGAGAAAGTTAAGGCATACTTTGCATACCAATTGTTTAAAATACCAGTGTACGATAGAAGACCATTTTCCTGCAAATACAAAAATATCACAACCACAGGGAGGCTCTTTTTTATGGTTGGAGTTGGACCAAAGGATTGATACTACAGCGTTGTTTGATCTTGCGATAGAGCAAAAACTAAGTTTTGCACCCGGAAGAATGTTTACACAACACGATCAGTTTAATAATTGCATGCGATTAAATTTTGCATTGCAATGGGATGATAGTTTAGAACTGGATTTAAAAAGATTAGGACAGTTTTTTAAAAAGGCTTTGTGAGTATCAATCTTCTTTGAAGCAGTTTGACTGTGGTTAATTATATAAAATGAAAAATATGTTGTCTGAGAAATTATTAAAGCAAATTGATTTTATTAAAGAGATTGATAAAATTAAATACATTCAAAGAAAAACAAAACTGTTTAACAGCGACAGAAATGAAAACGATGCTGAACATAGCTGGCACTTGGCTGTTATGGCACTGGTATTAGCAGAACATTCAGATGCAGAGATTGATGTTTTAAAAGTCGTTAAAATGGCTTTGATTCATGATATTGTTGAAATT encodes:
- a CDS encoding BspA family leucine-rich repeat surface protein gives rise to the protein MKHSYSLVLMCLLWVGLLQTRIYSTNTTSYKSSSLALGNNTIISGLNSDSKNIPDPSTTQAHIALRNLTKKAIAIDPIIPGDAGNFITTWRVAAGDLTIVIPTSGTGYNYTIYWSEVGNPSNQGTITNNTGNQTITFPSAGTYKVEINGDFPHFYINNYADKDKILTVAQWGTIAWKSMRAAFYGASNLTVTASDKPNLSQVTNMNFMFAAASSFNSPINDWDVSNVTNMANLFNTAMVFNQSLSSWDVSNVTDMYAMFTYAIVFNQDISSWDVSNATTLYAMFYGATAFNQNISNWNVSKVTNMALMFSEATSFNQNLGKWNVSSVAYMEAMLNNTALSIANYDNALIGWATQTLKPNVNLGATGQKYCISETARQSIITNYGWNITADSKDCTNNIPSDISLSNNTINQSAGTNATVGTLSSTDADVGDGHTYTLVAGTGDNDNAFFSITATTLKANNASTMCNSTYSIRIRTTDNYASSYEKTFSITVLDDVAPVPDVLVLPTIQRECAVKTSDITVPTATDVCSGIATATTTSPLEYTTPGTYTITWNYVDNNSNTSSQTQTVVVTPSVLEQVTFNDTNVTFDGTTQAITVANLPTGATVAYTITLPTGTVDGNSAINAGVYPVIATITPPPTEVNCNPIELTATLTILKADLTGIEFEGAHYTYDGMSHSILATDLPAGATVSYTNNNQTLAGTYEVTAVITLPNYNDLQLTATLVIDKATTIITADEVQTYTYDGTPKNTVASLNNPEGMLTYTPQQGYTDAGTYPIVISVAETIDYLAASKTIRLVIEKANLTGIAFSGATFTYDGSPHSLAITNLPTGATVVYTNNSQIQAGTYEVTAVVTQPNYNDLQLTATLIIDKANQSIAFDPIPVKNVGTDTDFQLNATASSGLSVYYTSTYSSQTPAATVTPTGLVQLITSGSILITAHQDGNLNYNPASTVQQQLLITSSDNTIHEISINNKVYKNPESELFYLIDCDDNSDVVNVQIKVEMGIQIIPGLSFTIETLRPGIYRQKVTVIAQDGRIRDYEIIVEKKFNFEDIVVTKFDNVLLVNNNSKNNGGYDFIAYEWYRNGELIGTEQYYSAGDKSSDLLGTKSVYSVRMKTTNGIWLTTCEIEIAQKNKYSVKLVPNPVYSGNVLKVISDFPTEEVKNLKISIYDVTGRLLLEKTANQNNTEIIVPSGLPSSAYILRFDTGSTVKSIPFLVH
- a CDS encoding PLP-dependent aminotransferase family protein, whose protein sequence is MTKEVLYHKVAKIIEGQIFSGTFRIGDKLPSLRSVQKIHGISLNTAKQTFLELESKSLIESRARSGYYVSASSQRKLALPSISNPDLSRKEKNPDELINKIFDTIKRDDIRQFSLGIPDNSLLPIEKLNKSVIKMTRSLGNRSVAIEPAQGNENLRRNVAKWALVLEGKLTEDEVVTTPGTMSAIFNCLMAVTKSGDTLAVESPVYFGILQLAKSMGLNVIELPTDPVFGVDIDALKKIIHKVNAVCLVSNFNNPMGSLMPDSTKIALVEMLTYHNVPLIEDDLFGNLYFGDSRPKPCKAFDEAGIVMWCGGISKTLAPGYRIGWVAPGKFKNKIISQKLLQTVSMPSLYQEVIADFMEFGGYDQHLRKLRHTLHTNCLKYQCTIEDHFPANTKISQPQGGSFLWLELDQRIDTTALFDLAIEQKLSFAPGRMFTQHDQFNNCMRLNFALQWDDSLELDLKRLGQFFKKAL